In Actinoplanes octamycinicus, the genomic window ACCGATCTACATCATCTTGGACAATCTGTCCGCGCATAAGGGCAAACGAATCCGTGCCTGGGCGGCCCGCAACAAGGTCGAACTCTGCTTCACACCGACGTATGCGTCCTGGGCCAACCCGATCGAGGCGCAGTTCGGGCCGCTACGCACGTTCGTGATCGCCGGCTCGAACCATCCGAACCACACCGTCCTGGCCAGGAAACTGCACGCCTACCTACGCTGGCGCAACGCCCACGCCCGTCACCCCGACGTCCTGGACGCTCAACGCCGCGAACGAGCCCGCGTCCGCAGCGAACGACAACGACGCTGGGGCCAACCCGCCACCCGAGCGGCCTGACCCCAACACCCCAAACGTTCTTGGTCAGGGCACTAGCTCTCGGTACGGTCAGCGCACGTACGGCCGGGCTGCTCCGCCGGTCAGCGACGCCTGCTCGTGCAGCCGCCGGACCCGCTCCTCCATCGGCGGGTGGGTGGAGAACAGCGCCGAGATGCCACCGCCCCGGAACGGGTTGGCGATCATCAGGTGCGCGGTGCTGGTGAGCTGCCCGTCGGCCGGGAGCGGGACGCGCTGCGTACCGTAATGGATCTTCTCGAGCGCACTGGCCAGGGCCAGCGGGTCACCGGTCAGGGTGGCGCCCGAGGCGTCCGCCTGGAACTCCCGGTTCCGGCTGATCGCCAGCTGGATCACCGACGCGGCGAGCGGGCCGAGGATCAGCATCAGCAGCAGCGACGCCGGGTTCGGCGCGTCCTCGTCGTCCGAGCCGCCGAACGGCAGGAAGATCGCCAGCTGGGCGACCATCGTGATGATCCCGGCGAGCGCGCCGGCCACGCTGGAGATCAGGATGTCCCGGTTGTAGACGTGGGACAGCTCGTGACCGATCACGCCGCGCAGCTCCCGCAGATCCAGGATCCGGGTGATGCCGACCGTCACGGCGACCGCCGCGTGCTCCGGGTCCCGCCCGGTCGCGAACGCGTTCGGCTGCATCGACGGCGACACGTAGAGCCGGGGCATCGGCTGCCCGGCCTGCTGCGCCAACTCCCGCACGATCTGGTGGAGCTGCGGGAACTCGGCCTCGCTGACCGGCTGCGCGCCCATCGAGCGTAGCGCGATCCGGTCCGAGAAGAAGTAGCTGACCGCGTTGGTGACCAGCGAGAAGATCACCGCGATG contains:
- the htpX gene encoding zinc metalloprotease HtpX, which translates into the protein MLKESNVHSHHNGLKTAALLGLLTGLILAVGYWLGGSTGLVIAVIFSLVTNAVSYFFSDRIALRSMGAQPVSEAEFPQLHQIVRELAQQAGQPMPRLYVSPSMQPNAFATGRDPEHAAVAVTVGITRILDLRELRGVIGHELSHVYNRDILISSVAGALAGIITMVAQLAIFLPFGGSDDEDAPNPASLLLMLILGPLAASVIQLAISRNREFQADASGATLTGDPLALASALEKIHYGTQRVPLPADGQLTSTAHLMIANPFRGGGISALFSTHPPMEERVRRLHEQASLTGGAARPYVR